One Paenibacillus crassostreae DNA segment encodes these proteins:
- a CDS encoding bacterial transcriptional activator domain-containing protein, producing MNDIERFSRMYAFLQKLLARDELDEEVIRLLLKTYHAQKDKVSLIRQYVEYVKVLRKELGISPSEELVVLYSQIIFNLDRM from the coding sequence ATGAATGATATAGAACGATTTTCGAGGATGTATGCTTTTCTTCAAAAACTGCTAGCTCGTGATGAATTGGACGAAGAGGTTATTCGATTGCTCTTGAAGACATATCATGCACAAAAGGACAAGGTTTCTTTGATCAGACAGTATGTGGAGTATGTAAAAGTGCTGCGGAAAGAGCTTGGAATTAGTCCTTCGGAGGAACTGGTTGTTCTGTATTCTCAAATAATATTCAATCTTGATAGAATGTGA
- a CDS encoding ABC transporter ATP-binding protein: MARNKFDIDENLESPFDIRHFRRALVYIKKQKKPMILAFVLSALSAGIALSAPLILQHVVDVTIPDKDVYSLVGWSALMLATIVVSVILATIRSRIMTTVGQDIIFDIRTDLFKHLQELPFKYYDDRPQGKILIRVVNYVNSVSDVLSNGIINFILEIVNLIFIAIFMFAVDVRLSFVILAGLPVFLGVMLLIKTRQRRAWQAVSNKSSNLNAYLQESISGIGVTQIFSREQRNEGIFTRLASNFRLEWMRALRYNALIPFTVDNLATIVTTMIYLVGLLALSPKDVTFGVILAMGSYAARFWQPILNLSNLYNSFINAVAYLERIFETLDEPVTVSDVPEAKELPSIRGNVTFDNVTFAYDPGVNILENLSFDVKPGESIALVGPTGAGKTTVVNLISRFYNLTGGSILIDGHDISQVKLKSLRSQMGIMLQDSFIFSGTILDNIRYGRLDATEEEIIAAAKTVCADEFIREFEQGYLTEVNERGSKLSQGQRQLISFARTLLADPRVLILDEATSSIDAKTERLLQQGLNELLKGRTSFIIAHRLSTIKNCDRIMFVSDKGIAECGSHDELMAQRGLYYRLYSAQKMEAQV; this comes from the coding sequence ATGGCAAGGAATAAATTTGACATCGATGAAAATCTGGAGTCTCCCTTTGATATTAGGCATTTCCGGCGGGCTCTAGTATATATTAAAAAACAAAAGAAGCCCATGATTCTTGCGTTTGTACTGAGTGCACTTTCAGCAGGTATTGCGTTATCTGCACCGCTCATTCTACAACATGTTGTCGATGTGACCATTCCCGATAAGGATGTCTACTCGCTAGTAGGTTGGTCTGCACTCATGCTAGCTACCATTGTGGTCAGTGTTATATTGGCAACGATCCGCTCACGAATTATGACAACTGTCGGTCAGGACATTATTTTCGATATCCGTACGGATTTATTTAAACATTTGCAGGAACTTCCTTTTAAATATTACGATGACCGTCCACAAGGCAAGATTCTCATCCGGGTGGTTAATTATGTAAACTCAGTATCAGATGTGTTATCAAACGGTATTATTAACTTCATTCTAGAAATTGTGAATTTGATCTTTATCGCTATCTTTATGTTTGCCGTTGATGTACGACTCTCGTTTGTTATTCTTGCTGGATTGCCTGTCTTCCTTGGCGTCATGTTGTTAATTAAGACTCGACAACGGCGTGCTTGGCAAGCGGTGTCTAACAAAAGTTCCAATCTAAATGCTTATTTGCAGGAGAGTATCAGTGGTATCGGTGTGACGCAGATCTTCTCGCGTGAACAGCGTAACGAAGGGATATTTACGCGTCTAGCTTCTAATTTCCGATTAGAGTGGATGCGAGCGCTACGCTACAATGCCTTAATTCCATTTACAGTTGATAACTTGGCTACGATTGTGACAACCATGATCTATCTAGTTGGCTTGCTCGCATTGAGCCCGAAGGATGTTACCTTTGGTGTTATTCTTGCTATGGGTAGCTATGCTGCGCGCTTCTGGCAGCCCATTCTGAACCTCTCGAACCTGTACAACAGCTTTATCAACGCTGTTGCCTACCTCGAGCGGATCTTCGAAACTCTGGATGAGCCTGTTACCGTAAGCGACGTTCCCGAAGCGAAAGAACTCCCTTCCATTCGGGGTAATGTAACCTTCGACAACGTGACCTTCGCCTATGACCCAGGCGTTAATATCTTGGAGAACCTCTCCTTCGATGTTAAACCAGGAGAGAGTATCGCTCTTGTAGGTCCAACAGGTGCGGGTAAGACAACGGTCGTCAATTTAATTTCACGCTTTTACAATTTGACTGGCGGAAGTATTCTCATCGACGGCCATGACATTTCGCAAGTGAAGCTAAAATCATTACGTAGTCAAATGGGCATCATGTTGCAAGACAGCTTTATTTTCTCAGGTACGATCCTAGACAATATTCGTTATGGTCGGCTTGATGCCACCGAAGAGGAGATCATCGCTGCTGCGAAAACAGTATGTGCCGATGAATTCATCCGAGAATTTGAGCAAGGTTACCTCACAGAAGTCAATGAGCGTGGCTCGAAGCTGTCACAAGGACAACGACAACTCATTTCCTTTGCACGGACTCTTCTGGCTGATCCACGTGTTCTCATCCTAGATGAAGCAACCTCGTCGATCGATGCCAAGACTGAACGTCTGCTGCAACAAGGTCTGAATGAGTTGCTTAAAGGACGAACGTCGTTCATTATCGCGCATCGGCTGTCCACTATCAAAAACTGCGATCGTATCATGTTCGTTTCTGATAAGGGTATCGCAGAATGCGGCTCGCACGATGAACTTATGGCACAGAGAGGTCTTTACTATCGCCTCTACTCAGCGCAAAAGATGGAAGCACAAGTATAA
- a CDS encoding tripartite tricarboxylate transporter permease, with product MDISLFIQMVVAAIVAVVLYTFIGFVPGTDETSVLMPITLAIILAGTEPIVVLTFFISAVITLNLTNAMPTALVGLPGGVMSSPMIEHALYLKNRGLSTITIKKMAAGSLIGTVISIPVALLLANLLTPFATTIKPYAPLLFVIGAVFLSLIGKHKILALFSIIPLAMLFQSLRHLYWGTGVVAEGSNITTSFFLGITIGPLVISLFSLLNKQTRAGMLTDKLKNITIPNDLNAERTLNPFKILSRQELKSASLASLVSNFIFVLSPVGLVILFGEAVAKRKKDPVEKASTAITTMSALAHSTYLSGIIIPLIALGIPLSPTAIGPGGALFNAPPIFTIDHNLHHILSRGEFVWAIVVGAIISSVISYVIIIRYAGRISKFVLTRIPHEAVLGLFISFILLLAYMDAGVINIFGVLLIGITCGTLNKMGVNYGIQFMTLYAAPWIIEKLVGL from the coding sequence ATGGATATTTCATTATTTATTCAAATGGTTGTCGCTGCTATAGTGGCGGTCGTATTATATACATTTATAGGCTTTGTACCAGGTACGGATGAAACATCTGTGTTAATGCCGATTACCTTAGCCATTATTTTAGCTGGAACAGAACCTATTGTCGTATTGACCTTTTTTATCTCAGCTGTTATTACGTTGAACTTAACGAATGCTATGCCAACGGCACTTGTAGGCTTACCGGGTGGGGTTATGTCCAGTCCAATGATTGAACATGCTTTATATTTGAAGAATCGTGGTTTATCCACCATTACAATCAAGAAAATGGCTGCTGGCTCTTTAATCGGAACTGTCATTTCTATTCCAGTTGCTTTATTACTGGCTAACTTATTGACACCGTTCGCTACCACCATTAAACCTTATGCACCACTTTTATTCGTTATCGGGGCAGTCTTTCTATCCCTGATCGGCAAACATAAAATATTAGCACTATTCAGTATTATACCTTTAGCGATGTTATTCCAAAGTTTACGTCATCTGTATTGGGGAACCGGCGTGGTAGCAGAAGGTAGTAATATCACCACTTCATTCTTCTTGGGGATCACCATTGGTCCACTAGTTATTTCGCTCTTTTCTTTATTGAATAAGCAGACTCGGGCAGGCATGTTGACAGACAAATTGAAGAATATCACAATTCCTAACGATTTAAATGCTGAGAGAACATTAAATCCTTTCAAAATCTTATCTAGACAAGAATTGAAATCAGCGTCTTTAGCATCGCTCGTGTCTAATTTCATATTTGTGTTAAGTCCAGTTGGTCTAGTCATTCTTTTCGGTGAGGCTGTGGCGAAACGTAAGAAAGATCCAGTCGAGAAAGCATCTACTGCGATCACGACAATGAGCGCTTTAGCGCATTCTACCTATCTTTCAGGCATTATCATTCCTTTGATCGCCTTAGGGATTCCTTTGTCGCCAACAGCGATCGGACCCGGAGGAGCCTTGTTTAATGCACCACCCATTTTTACGATAGATCATAACCTTCACCATATTTTGAGTAGAGGGGAATTCGTGTGGGCTATTGTGGTTGGGGCAATCATCTCAAGTGTCATATCCTATGTAATCATCATTAGATATGCAGGCCGAATTTCAAAATTTGTATTAACTAGAATTCCACATGAAGCTGTGTTAGGATTATTTATTTCCTTTATATTATTGTTAGCTTACATGGATGCTGGGGTCATTAATATATTTGGTGTCTTGTTGATTGGGATTACTTGTGGAACATTGAATAAAATGGGCGTGAATTATGGTATACAATTTATGACTTTATATGCAGCCCCATGGATTATTGAGAAATTAGTTGGTTTATAA
- a CDS encoding MATE family efflux transporter: MSVISSGMKQKTVYLLNKYFTGESIDYKQIIAIIVPILVDQAFLILMSLLNTAMISSSGVAAVSAVSMVDSLNIFLINVFVAVATGGTVIVAQYKGSGNQEMVSRAASQAISAVAILSIFISAVVILFHTPTLNLLFGNADADVFDIARIYLIGSCISYPFIAIFQAVNGVLRGVAETKACLGLSLIMNITYLILNVVLITIFDMGVMGLVISMILARILGMVTSIIYMLKYNQTLRFKIRNALHLDFSILKKIMFIGIPFAAEQMFFNGGKLLTQTFIVHLGTLAMTVNAISGSISLLFQIGGNALSIAVVTVVGQSIGRRNVQDARKFIKSFIGLSTVFFVLATAIILPCFPFIVKLFSPPEEIIPSIFALTLLIAIAQPFLWSFSFIMPSALRAAGDSNFTSISSLLSMWLFRVILGYILGITLGFGIMGVWVAMVAEWGIRGVVFTWRFRGDKWYAHKLI; this comes from the coding sequence ATGAGCGTTATAAGTTCGGGTATGAAACAAAAAACAGTTTATTTGTTAAATAAGTATTTTACAGGGGAATCGATAGATTACAAACAAATCATTGCTATCATTGTTCCAATACTTGTGGACCAGGCATTTCTGATATTAATGAGTTTACTGAATACAGCGATGATTAGCTCATCAGGGGTAGCTGCTGTTAGCGCAGTGAGTATGGTGGATTCACTGAATATTTTCTTGATTAACGTATTTGTCGCTGTGGCTACAGGTGGTACCGTTATTGTTGCCCAGTATAAAGGTAGTGGGAACCAAGAGATGGTATCGAGGGCTGCTTCACAGGCTATTTCTGCAGTTGCTATATTATCTATATTTATTAGCGCAGTCGTTATCTTGTTCCACACGCCTACCTTGAACTTGTTATTTGGTAATGCGGATGCAGATGTCTTCGATATTGCGAGAATTTACCTTATCGGTAGTTGTATCTCCTATCCATTTATTGCGATATTTCAAGCTGTGAATGGTGTGCTCCGTGGGGTTGCAGAGACTAAAGCCTGCTTGGGACTATCATTAATTATGAATATCACTTATTTAATTCTGAATGTTGTATTAATCACAATTTTTGATATGGGTGTTATGGGTCTAGTGATCTCAATGATTCTAGCGAGGATATTGGGAATGGTTACTTCGATCATCTATATGTTGAAATATAATCAGACGTTACGTTTCAAAATAAGAAATGCGCTACATCTTGATTTCTCTATTCTAAAAAAAATTATGTTCATCGGGATTCCATTCGCTGCAGAACAAATGTTTTTTAATGGAGGAAAACTGTTAACACAGACATTTATTGTCCATTTAGGGACCCTTGCGATGACGGTCAATGCCATCAGTGGCTCGATATCACTATTATTTCAAATCGGTGGGAATGCACTTAGCATTGCTGTGGTCACGGTTGTTGGTCAGTCTATTGGACGAAGGAATGTTCAGGATGCGAGAAAATTTATTAAATCGTTTATTGGTCTCTCCACGGTGTTCTTCGTGTTAGCAACGGCAATCATATTGCCATGCTTTCCATTCATCGTGAAGTTGTTCTCGCCACCGGAAGAGATTATACCATCGATCTTCGCACTCACTTTATTAATTGCAATTGCTCAACCGTTCTTGTGGTCATTTAGCTTTATTATGCCGTCAGCCTTACGTGCAGCAGGGGATTCGAATTTCACCTCAATATCTTCCTTGCTATCGATGTGGTTATTCCGCGTGATCCTTGGATATATTCTAGGAATAACACTTGGATTCGGAATTATGGGAGTATGGGTAGCCATGGTAGCTGAATGGGGTATTCGTGGAGTGGTCTTTACGTGGAGATTCAGAGGGGATAAATGGTATGCACATAAGTTAATATAG
- a CDS encoding LytR/AlgR family response regulator transcription factor: MMVVDDNIDDLKAIEKMVGTIAIVECEGCYTKPQEALLDITRSAPDVVIIAVEMMEMNGLSFTRKLQGILPEIHVILVARTGHYAREAYEVGARRYLIKPFERESLKRLLENVFS; this comes from the coding sequence ATGATGGTTGTTGATGACAATATCGATGATCTGAAAGCCATCGAAAAGATGGTGGGTACCATTGCAATCGTGGAGTGCGAAGGATGTTATACAAAGCCTCAAGAAGCATTATTGGATATAACGCGAAGCGCGCCTGATGTGGTGATTATTGCTGTAGAGATGATGGAGATGAATGGACTGTCCTTCACTAGAAAGCTACAGGGAATTCTTCCTGAGATTCATGTTATTCTTGTAGCACGAACCGGTCATTACGCTAGAGAGGCTTACGAGGTTGGTGCAAGGAGATATCTTATAAAGCCCTTCGAGAGGGAGAGTTTGAAGAGGCTACTTGAGAATGTATTTAGTTGA
- a CDS encoding ABC transporter ATP-binding protein has translation MFELKWLWKNLEGDRTRYILALVLSVVGSSLTIVNPYISQRIVDTFITGDNAIQNLTEERAFLIMLCMSMIGFSLLRTGLAYLTTMQYERSSQNMLYRIRIFLYNKIQGQDMHYYDHNRTGDLMTKMTGDLDMVRHSMAWIIKTIIESLVIFIAAVIYFFTIDAELTLWLLILSPPIFVVAYIFAKRVRPMYIDLRERLSQLNTTTQENISGNRVVKAFAREDYEIEKFTDKNVNYSKANKTAALVWLDYFPYLETFAQAFNVILMLVGGLFVMNGRITFGEYAAFSSLIWAISNPMRNIGIIINDIQRFFASLSKIIDVYYARPNIVNEHNLVEKRRYDGRIEFDHVSFKYDNVKVLDDVSFKVEAGETIAIMGSTGSGKTTLVNLIPRFYDVSEGRVLVDGIDVRKLELDQLRGNIGIATQDVLLFSDTIDGNIAYGDPDIPEEETIGYARLAAAHDFITKMPEGYDTIVGERGVGLSGGQKQRIALARALAVHSPILILDDTTSAVDLETEEHIQQSLRELDYSCTKIIIAQRVSTTAAADRILILEDGRIIEEGTHAELLAKRGYYYEVFMLQNEGIGRKVTTHGKE, from the coding sequence ATGTTTGAACTTAAATGGCTATGGAAGAACCTAGAGGGAGATCGAACGAGATATATTCTAGCGCTCGTCCTTTCTGTAGTTGGCTCATCCCTCACGATCGTGAATCCGTACATTAGCCAACGGATTGTCGACACTTTTATAACTGGAGACAACGCAATACAGAATTTAACTGAGGAACGAGCGTTCTTGATTATGCTGTGTATGAGCATGATTGGCTTTTCCTTACTCCGCACCGGCCTAGCCTATTTGACAACGATGCAGTATGAGCGCTCATCGCAAAATATGCTATACCGTATCCGTATTTTTCTTTACAACAAGATTCAAGGGCAAGATATGCATTACTACGACCATAACCGTACGGGTGACCTTATGACTAAAATGACAGGTGATCTAGATATGGTTCGGCACTCGATGGCATGGATTATCAAAACAATCATCGAATCGCTGGTTATCTTCATTGCCGCCGTCATCTATTTTTTCACCATTGATGCCGAACTAACGTTGTGGTTACTCATCCTATCACCACCGATATTTGTAGTGGCCTACATATTCGCTAAGCGCGTCCGCCCTATGTATATCGACCTGCGTGAGCGATTATCCCAACTTAACACAACCACACAGGAGAATATTTCAGGAAACCGTGTAGTTAAGGCATTTGCCCGTGAGGATTACGAGATTGAGAAATTCACAGACAAGAACGTCAACTATTCAAAGGCGAACAAAACGGCTGCATTAGTATGGCTTGACTATTTTCCTTATCTGGAAACCTTCGCACAAGCCTTCAACGTGATCTTAATGCTTGTAGGTGGTTTGTTTGTCATGAACGGTCGAATCACATTTGGTGAATATGCTGCCTTTTCTTCATTAATCTGGGCTATTTCCAATCCGATGCGTAACATCGGAATCATTATTAATGACATTCAACGCTTTTTTGCCAGCTTGAGCAAGATTATTGATGTCTATTATGCTCGACCAAACATCGTCAATGAGCACAACCTTGTAGAGAAACGTCGGTATGATGGACGTATAGAGTTTGACCATGTCAGCTTCAAATACGACAATGTGAAGGTGCTAGACGATGTCAGCTTTAAGGTTGAAGCCGGAGAAACCATTGCCATTATGGGATCCACGGGTTCCGGAAAAACAACTCTGGTCAATTTGATTCCGCGATTCTACGATGTCTCAGAGGGGCGAGTTCTGGTGGATGGCATAGACGTGCGTAAGCTGGAGCTTGATCAACTTCGAGGAAATATCGGCATAGCCACGCAGGACGTTCTCTTGTTCTCCGACACAATCGACGGCAATATTGCCTATGGAGATCCCGATATTCCCGAAGAGGAGACGATCGGATATGCCCGGCTTGCTGCAGCACATGATTTCATCACCAAAATGCCTGAGGGATACGACACCATAGTGGGTGAACGAGGTGTAGGTCTCTCTGGTGGACAGAAGCAACGTATTGCATTAGCACGTGCTCTTGCAGTTCATAGTCCCATCCTAATTCTGGACGACACGACATCCGCTGTCGATCTTGAGACGGAAGAACATATTCAGCAAAGTCTGCGCGAACTTGATTATTCCTGCACGAAGATTATCATCGCACAGCGTGTATCTACGACCGCAGCAGCGGACCGCATTCTCATCCTAGAGGACGGCCGCATCATCGAAGAAGGTACCCATGCGGAATTGCTGGCGAAACGTGGTTACTACTATGAAGTGTTTATGCTCCAGAACGAAGGTATTGGAAGGAAGGTGACGACCCATGGCAAGGAATAA
- a CDS encoding GCN5 family acetyltransferase, with product MPTITNKVFNQELQTVLSELTSGYHAGELSKKNASELPEELHVIEVGHQMVGYGVVWEYASGKQLVHKAEQDYFDDDERYLQKDFYIEMKNKKDIVFIEALDVLKEFEGSGYAAFFVDWLKEKYHNKQMYVYSLVNSRNFWYKQGFEVVGSTGWMTISHK from the coding sequence ATGCCTACGATTACAAATAAAGTATTTAATCAAGAATTACAAACGGTGCTAAGTGAATTAACATCTGGTTACCACGCAGGGGAATTGAGTAAGAAGAATGCCTCAGAATTACCTGAAGAACTACATGTTATCGAAGTTGGTCATCAGATGGTGGGATATGGTGTGGTTTGGGAATATGCTAGTGGTAAACAGTTAGTTCATAAAGCGGAACAAGATTATTTTGACGATGATGAGAGATACCTTCAGAAAGACTTCTATATTGAAATGAAAAACAAAAAAGATATTGTATTTATAGAAGCATTAGATGTATTGAAAGAATTTGAAGGTAGTGGTTATGCTGCTTTCTTTGTTGATTGGCTTAAGGAGAAATATCATAATAAACAAATGTATGTATATTCGTTAGTGAATTCGAGGAATTTTTGGTATAAGCAGGGGTTCGAAGTTGTTGGGAGCACAGGTTGGATGACGATATCTCATAAATGA
- the mvk gene encoding mevalonate kinase, whose translation MIATGRANGKIILMGEHAVVYGEPAVAIPFPAASIETTIKQTSGPVMLDCVFYNGSLAQAPDRLLSLSTVITSTVTELQQPLTNFSITIESTIPPERGMGSSAAVAVATIRALYNYFDQPLSTAKLLELTHISEVIAHGNPSGLDAAMTSGKEPLYYKKGQPNEAFPLQLNAYLVVADTGVTGKTREAIESISLLRQTSPVQTEEKIHYLGELAKRAKVAIETNRPVELGQYMSRAHESLSFLGVSNEILNDLVEEALAAGALGAKLTGGGRGGCMIALASDEEMANQVAQALLEAGAVNTWVYRMGDESFDD comes from the coding sequence ATGATAGCAACAGGTAGAGCAAATGGTAAAATCATTCTCATGGGAGAACATGCTGTAGTCTATGGAGAACCGGCTGTAGCCATCCCTTTTCCGGCAGCTTCCATCGAGACGACGATTAAGCAAACTTCAGGACCGGTCATGTTAGATTGTGTATTCTATAACGGTTCACTCGCGCAGGCACCAGATAGGTTGCTCAGCTTGTCGACTGTCATCACATCAACGGTAACGGAATTGCAACAGCCACTGACCAATTTCAGCATTACGATAGAAAGTACCATCCCACCAGAACGAGGGATGGGCTCAAGCGCCGCTGTTGCTGTTGCGACCATCCGTGCTCTTTACAATTATTTCGATCAGCCATTATCCACAGCCAAACTATTGGAATTGACTCATATTTCTGAAGTGATTGCTCATGGGAACCCAAGTGGCCTTGATGCAGCAATGACAAGTGGCAAGGAACCCCTTTACTATAAGAAGGGGCAGCCTAATGAAGCTTTTCCACTTCAACTGAATGCTTATTTGGTTGTAGCAGATACCGGTGTTACAGGTAAGACTAGAGAAGCTATAGAGAGTATTTCCTTATTGCGTCAAACATCTCCTGTTCAGACGGAGGAGAAAATCCATTACTTAGGTGAATTAGCCAAACGAGCGAAAGTAGCCATTGAAACCAATCGTCCTGTAGAATTAGGACAATATATGAGTCGTGCGCATGAAAGTTTATCATTTCTAGGAGTCAGTAATGAAATTCTTAACGACTTGGTTGAAGAGGCGCTGGCAGCTGGTGCTTTAGGAGCTAAATTAACCGGCGGCGGACGCGGAGGTTGTATGATTGCGCTCGCATCGGATGAGGAAATGGCCAATCAAGTTGCACAAGCTTTGCTAGAAGCTGGAGCGGTCAATACTTGGGTGTATCGAATGGGAGATGAGTCGTTTGATGATTGA
- a CDS encoding esterase-like activity of phytase family protein produces MKKIWTITATAVLTLSLGTGTVTASVLNGNTADKIVYSSNGQVIAPSTPAVNFDGSLYLPIRAFSEATGKYVDWDEFRSSVSLTDKPILTSTYSLKAPNLAEGIKMGVGSSLTHLPGDPDNVFYSTADRGPNGQIEINGTTLRTFPLADYTPTIYKIQIADGEIIILEEIPLKVNGINPTTGTANITGLPNIDGRDESPYNAETEQQLSYDPYGLDIEGLAYNANDDTFWISDEYGPSIVHVKRDGTIIERIVPQGWAEQVSTPLVPAREVLPEVYNSLRQNRGAESVGITPDGKYMFMAMQNALRNPDKSMDNSRQVRIIKFDLATLHPIAEYAYLLEDATKFNKLAQADIVLSDMVVINENTLLIDERDKFAGDQAQLKRIYSIDLSTATNILNKYDDATNASGQTLEQMTIADLKTNDILPPSKRTILDAVEFKYPYEKIEGLSLVDGNKLVIINDNDFGIGSTTTENGTELWTFELPYTIK; encoded by the coding sequence ATGAAGAAAATATGGACGATCACCGCAACAGCAGTACTTACTCTTTCTCTAGGAACTGGTACTGTAACCGCATCTGTCTTGAATGGTAATACTGCAGACAAGATTGTGTATTCGAGCAATGGACAAGTCATCGCGCCATCAACCCCAGCTGTTAATTTTGACGGCAGTTTATATTTACCCATACGTGCATTTAGTGAAGCAACCGGAAAATATGTCGATTGGGATGAATTTCGTAGCAGCGTATCGTTAACGGATAAACCTATCTTGACCAGTACATACTCACTAAAAGCACCGAACTTAGCAGAAGGAATCAAAATGGGTGTTGGTTCCTCACTGACACATCTACCCGGGGACCCGGATAATGTATTCTACTCTACAGCTGACCGTGGGCCAAATGGTCAAATAGAAATCAATGGAACAACACTTCGTACGTTCCCATTAGCTGATTACACACCAACCATTTACAAAATTCAGATCGCAGATGGTGAAATCATAATTCTTGAAGAAATCCCCCTGAAAGTCAATGGCATCAATCCAACGACTGGTACAGCTAACATTACAGGCTTACCAAATATCGATGGCCGAGATGAATCTCCTTATAATGCGGAAACGGAGCAGCAACTCTCTTATGACCCTTATGGTCTCGATATTGAAGGTCTCGCATATAACGCGAATGATGACACCTTCTGGATATCAGATGAATACGGCCCGTCTATCGTTCATGTTAAACGTGATGGAACGATTATTGAACGTATTGTACCCCAAGGATGGGCTGAACAAGTCTCAACACCACTAGTACCTGCACGTGAGGTACTTCCCGAAGTCTACAATAGTCTTCGTCAGAACCGTGGTGCCGAGTCCGTTGGCATCACACCAGATGGTAAATACATGTTCATGGCAATGCAGAATGCTCTACGTAACCCTGATAAGTCTATGGATAACTCACGTCAAGTTCGTATCATCAAGTTCGATCTGGCAACACTGCATCCAATAGCGGAATATGCCTATCTCTTAGAAGATGCAACGAAATTCAATAAACTTGCTCAAGCTGATATAGTACTTTCTGACATGGTCGTTATTAACGAGAACACACTCTTGATCGACGAACGTGATAAATTTGCTGGTGATCAAGCACAATTGAAACGAATCTACTCAATTGACTTATCTACAGCAACGAATATTCTCAATAAATACGATGATGCCACGAATGCTTCTGGACAAACACTCGAACAAATGACCATTGCAGATCTAAAAACAAATGATATTCTACCACCATCGAAGCGTACTATACTAGATGCAGTCGAGTTCAAATATCCATATGAGAAAATCGAAGGATTATCGCTCGTGGATGGTAACAAGCTCGTCATCATCAACGACAATGACTTCGGGATAGGTAGCACTACGACGGAGAATGGTACCGAGTTGTGGACATTCGAACTGCCTTACACAATAAAATAA